The following nucleotide sequence is from Rubrobacter radiotolerans DSM 5868.
CTTCGAGGTTCGAGAAGAGGTCCGGCAGCTCGTCCGAGGCGGCGCTGATCGTGCTCCAGAACCCCTGGGCGCGCACGCCGGAGAACTGGAGGTAGGTAACGGGGGCGCGAACGCGGCTTATTGCGTCCTGAAAGTGAGTATCCGTCGGGCTGCGAAGGGCGAAGATCTCCACCTCAAGCCCCGCAGCCTCGTGGGCGAGGATCTCGTTGACGATAAACGTCTCGGAGTACCTCGGGTACCTCTTCAGCACGTATCCGACCTTCACTAGGCCCCCACCGCTTCCGCGTCCCTCCTGCCGCGGCGCAGGTTCTGGAGTCCCTCCGTCACGACCTCGACGGCCCGGTCGGCGCCGGAGAGGTCCACGCGCAGCCTCACGCGCGGAGCGCGGCGCGACTCGAAGAGATCCTCGACCTTCGCCCGCATAAGCTCCGGCGTGAGCTCGTCGGGGTGGATCATCTGCGTCAGCCCTAGCCCGGTGAGCCTCTCGGCCCGGATGAGCTGTTCGACCCTCGGCTCGACCCTCGGGACGATGAGCGCGGGCTTTCTGGCCTCAAGAAGCTCGGTCGTGGTGTTGTAGCCACCCATCGCAACGACCACGCCGGCTCCCTGGATAAGGTCCTCCATGTCGGCTCGAAACTCAAGGACGCGCACCCGCAGGCCGCGCGCGAGCCCCTCGACCCGTCTTCGGTCCCGGTCGGACATCATCGGGCCGGTAACGATTATCGAGTCGTGGTCCGGCTCGCGAAGCGCGAGTCCCTTGAGGTACGTCTCTATGACTTTCAGCCCGTCCCCGCCGCCACCGGGCGTTACAAGCGCGTACCCGGGCTCGAACGGCAGCTCGGAGACGGCCTTGAGGCGGTGCTTCTTGCCGATGTAGCCGACGTAGTGGGTCCGGGCGATCGTCCCCTCGTGCAGCCCGTACTCGGAGAGCGGGTCGTAGACCTCGCGCGGTCCGTAGACGAGCACGAGGTCGTAGAGCTTCTCTATGGACTCGGGGATGCCTCTCTCGCGCCAGCTGTGCCGGACCTGCCCCGGGTCGTCCATGACGTCCCTCAGGCCGAGGACGTTCAGCGTTGCAGGCCGCTCGTCGTTGAGGAAGCGGAGCGTATCCTCGACCTCGCTCTTCATCCCGAGCGGGGCCTTGTCGACAAGAAAGACGTCCGGCTCGAAAGACTCGGCCGCCCCGATGATAAGGGTCGAGCGAAGCTGCTTCAGCCTCTTGAAGCTTATCGAGAGCCGGCTGGACTCGTACTTCCCGCCCCCCACCTTGACCGCCGACGGGAGCTTCAGGATGTCTATGCCCTGCGACATCCGGTAGGAGTTCGAGACCGTCGAGCCCGTGAGCAACAGGACGTTCGTCTTCGGGTTTGCCTCGACGAACGCCTCGGCGAGGGCGAGGGTCCTTCTCAAGTGCCCGAGACCGTAGGAATCGTGGGAGTACATCATGATCTTCACTCTCTTGACTCCTTTCGGTCCGCTTCTCACTTCTATACGTACGGAGGGATTTTCTCTCCGAAGCGTTAAAGCGAGATTAAACAGAGGTGAGATGTACCTTAGAAAACACCGGGCGGCCCCCTGCAGAGCGCAGATACGTGCCTTCTCTACAAAGGCGCAGCCCGATACCGTAAACTTAAGCACTATGAATGGAGATCAGAGCATGAGAGAGGTTTCGCCGCCGGAGGCCCCGCCTTCGGTAAAGATAGACAAGCCCTGGGGGCGCTTCGAGCAGTACACGCACAACCTGCCGAGCACGGTGAAGATCATCACGGTCGCTCCGGGCGGGGTGCTCTCGCGGCAGTACCACCACCAGCGCGACGAGCTGTGGGTCGTCCTCGACCCGGGCGCGAAGGTCGAGCTCGACGACGAGACGCTCTTCCCGGAGCGGGGCGAGAAGCTCTACATCCCGCGCGAGACCGTCCACCGGCTCTCGGCCGAGGGCGAGGAAGAGGTCCGGATACTTGAGGTCTCCTTCGGCAACTTCGACGAGGAGGACATCGTCCGCCTCGAAGACGTCTACGGCCGCGCCGACGAGGACGCGCCGGACGCCGCTGCACGCTAGGCGAACCTCGCCTTGAGCGGCTACGGGACCTTTCCCGAGTCCTTCCGGGGAGCGCTCCGGGAGGTCTGGCTCTCGCCGGGCCGGTTCTTCTCGCGCCTCGACCCGGAGGGCGGAGTCATTCGGCCAACGGTCTTTGCCTCGCTCGTCCTCTACCTGAACCTTATCTTCGAGGCGCTTTTGCAGGCCGTCTGGCTCCGGGAGCTTTCCGTCGCGCTCGCCTACGCGCCGCTGCTCGGGTTCGTCGTCGCGATCGTCATAACGCCCCTCATGCTCCTGATGCTTACGGCGC
It contains:
- a CDS encoding phosphomannose isomerase type II C-terminal cupin domain; protein product: MREVSPPEAPPSVKIDKPWGRFEQYTHNLPSTVKIITVAPGGVLSRQYHHQRDELWVVLDPGAKVELDDETLFPERGEKLYIPRETVHRLSAEGEEEVRILEVSFGNFDEEDIVRLEDVYGRADEDAPDAAAR
- a CDS encoding glycosyltransferase family protein is translated as MMYSHDSYGLGHLRRTLALAEAFVEANPKTNVLLLTGSTVSNSYRMSQGIDILKLPSAVKVGGGKYESSRLSISFKRLKQLRSTLIIGAAESFEPDVFLVDKAPLGMKSEVEDTLRFLNDERPATLNVLGLRDVMDDPGQVRHSWRERGIPESIEKLYDLVLVYGPREVYDPLSEYGLHEGTIARTHYVGYIGKKHRLKAVSELPFEPGYALVTPGGGGDGLKVIETYLKGLALREPDHDSIIVTGPMMSDRDRRRVEGLARGLRVRVLEFRADMEDLIQGAGVVVAMGGYNTTTELLEARKPALIVPRVEPRVEQLIRAERLTGLGLTQMIHPDELTPELMRAKVEDLFESRRAPRVRLRVDLSGADRAVEVVTEGLQNLRRGRRDAEAVGA